In Leptospiraceae bacterium, a genomic segment contains:
- a CDS encoding PIN domain nuclease, whose product MILIDTSVWVDFLNNKSNVGVKKLEKLLNDNQEICTTGIIITEVLQGIGKDKEYLRTKSIILELPYLPIKEKQTFLHASEIYRSCRKAGITVRKTIDCLIAAIAIENDVLLLTNDKDFSGIAKNTSLKLH is encoded by the coding sequence ATGATACTGATTGATACAAGCGTTTGGGTTGATTTTTTGAACAATAAATCCAATGTCGGTGTAAAAAAATTAGAAAAGTTATTAAATGATAATCAGGAGATTTGTACAACCGGTATTATCATAACCGAGGTGTTACAGGGGATAGGTAAGGATAAAGAATATCTACGGACGAAATCTATTATATTAGAGTTACCTTATCTACCTATCAAAGAAAAACAAACCTTTCTCCACGCATCAGAGATCTATAGAAGTTGTAGAAAGGCAGGAATTACAGTAAGAAAAACAATAGATTGTTTAATTGCAGCTATAGCTATAGAAAATGATGTTCTTCTTTTAACGAATGATAAAGATTTTTCAGGAATTGCTAAAAATACTTCTTTGAAATTACACTAA
- the tnpA gene encoding IS200/IS605 family transposase produces MRANQTRYNLHYHIVFSTKNRVACLKDEDIEKIRELACSKAQEIGSSIRILNGYRDHVHILMSIPPKLSISYVVMRIKGYVSYKMKLIYWQEGFSVDCVEWKNIKRIESYIQNQQTHHRDAA; encoded by the coding sequence ATGAGAGCCAACCAAACAAGGTATAATTTACATTATCATATTGTTTTTTCCACGAAGAACCGGGTGGCCTGTCTGAAAGATGAGGATATTGAGAAAATTAGAGAATTAGCCTGTTCTAAAGCGCAGGAAATCGGAAGCAGCATTCGTATTCTTAACGGTTATAGGGATCATGTTCATATCCTGATGTCCATTCCCCCGAAATTAAGCATTTCCTATGTGGTGATGCGTATCAAGGGTTATGTGTCCTATAAAATGAAATTGATATACTGGCAGGAAGGTTTTTCTGTCGATTGTGTTGAATGGAAGAATATAAAGCGAATCGAATCCTACATACAAAACCAACAAACCCACCACCGGGACGCTGCCTGA